GGATATGTAACTAAGTGGCAATATTGATGAAGACAAAAATTAAAGAATATAGGGAAAAACTCCTTATGACACAAAATGAACTTGCTAAATCAGTTGGAGTAAGACGTGAGACTATTGTACACTTAGAAAATGGAAA
This sequence is a window from Clostridioides difficile. Protein-coding genes within it:
- a CDS encoding helix-turn-helix transcriptional regulator; the encoded protein is MAILMKTKIKEYREKLLMTQNELAKSVGVRRETIVHLENGKYNPSLKLAMDIAKLFDTTVENLFEFIEEE